A window of Clostridium novyi genomic DNA:
GTATGGATTTAATTAAAAATGGAAATGATGTTATAGCAGAGGCACAAACAGGTACAGGAAAAACATTTGCATTTTTATTACCTATGTTTGAAAATATGTCACCTAATATAAATAAAATTCAAGGACTCATAGTGACTCCAACTAGAGAACTTGCAATACAAATAACAGAAGAAGCAAATAAGTTAAAAAAGGCTAAGGATTTAAATATATTGGCTGCATATGGGGGCAAAGATATATCTTCTCAATTAAAAAAGTTAAAAGGAAATATTCATTTAATTATTGCAACTCCTGGTAGACTTTTAGATCATATTAAAAGAAATACTATTAATATAGAAAAATTAAAAACTATAGTATTAGATGAAGCAGATCAAATGCTTTATATGGGATTCAAAAATGAAGTAGAAGAAATTATGAAACACATATCTAAGAAAACGCAAATACTTTGTTTTTCAGCTACTATGAATTCTCAAGTTAAGAAATTAGCTTATAGATATATGAAAGAACCTAATGTTGTATCTATACAAAATGAAGAAGTTACATTAAAAAATATTAAGCAAGCAGTGGTTGAAACCACAGATAGAAGAAAACAGGATGCATTGTGTAAAGTT
This region includes:
- a CDS encoding DEAD/DEAH box helicase — its product is MNFKELGISEDTIKVLKSQGITVPTPIQEKSMDLIKNGNDVIAEAQTGTGKTFAFLLPMFENMSPNINKIQGLIVTPTRELAIQITEEANKLKKAKDLNILAAYGGKDISSQLKKLKGNIHLIIATPGRLLDHIKRNTINIEKLKTIVLDEADQMLYMGFKNEVEEIMKHISKKTQILCFSATMNSQVKKLAYRYMKEPNVVSIQNEEVTLKNIKQAVVETTDRRKQDALCKVLDEDNAFMAIIFCRTKRRVDNLEAALHQRGYNCKKIHGDLTQSKRERVMKEFKNMDIQYLIATDVAARGLDISGVTHVYSYDIPENTESYIHRIGRTGRAGEKGETCLFIDPKDKRTLDIIEKEIKIKIPRRYINID